The sequence ACCGGCCCCCACCAGTGCCTCGGCCAGAACCTCGCCCGGATGGAACTCCAGGTCGCCTATCCCGCGCTGCTGCGCCGGTTCCCCGGACTGCGCCTGGAGCGACCGCTGGCACAGATCCCGTTCCGGGAGGACATGGCCGTCTACGGGGTGTACGAGCTGCCCGTGGCCTGGTGACCTGACCGGGCACCCCGACGACCGACGGGGACGGACGGACCCCGGACCAAGAATTCATCAAGCAACTTGGCAAAGTTGCTTGATGAATTCTACGGTGAGGGCGTGACCCCCGGCTCCGCTCCCGCTCCCCCGCCCGCTTCCACGCCCCCGCCCTCCCCCTCCGACACCGCGCAGCGCCTCAACCAGGCGATGAAGCGCCTGCGGGCGCGGCTGCGCGCGGAGTCGGGGCAGCACGCGACCGGGCTGACCGCCACCCAGCTCGCCGTCCTGGCCGAGGTGGTGCGCGAGGGCCCGGTCACCGCGGCGCGGCTCGCCGCGCTGGAGCACGTCACGCCCCAGGCCATCGCCCAGAGCCTCACGGTGCTGAAGGCCGCCGGGCTGGTGCACGGCGCGCCCGACCCGCGGGACGGCCGCCGCAAGCTGATCAGCGCCGACCCCTCGGCCGGCGCGCTGATCGAGCGGCTGCTCGCGGGGCGCGCCTCGTTCCTGGCCCGCGCGATCACGCAGGTCGTGAAGCCGGAGGAGCGCGACGCCCTGGAGAAGGCCGTCGAGTTGCTGGAGCGTCTTGCCGGGGCCGGGAGCCACCCGCACATCCCCTGAGATCCGCGAGGAGAACCACCGAATGACCAGCTCCGCCGCCCTGCCCGCCCTCGACCCCGCGCGCACCGCCCTGCTGGCGATGGACCTCCAGGGCGGGATCCTGCCGCTCGTCCCGGAGCCGGACGCCCTGGTCGAGCGGGTCAAGGGCGCCATCGCCGACGTCCGCGCCGCCGGTGGCACCATCGGCTACGTCCGGGTCGCCTTCACCGAGGACGACTGGGCCGCGATCCCCGAGACCAACAAGTCCTTCAGCCCGCTCGCCGCGGCCAAGCGCAACCACCACGAGGACCCGGACACCCAGGTCGACGCGCGGATCGCGCCCGAGGACGGCGACATCGTCGTACGCAAGGTCCGGATCGGCGCCGCCTCCACGACCGACCTGTACGAGCGGCTGCGCGAGCGCGGCATCGACACGCTGGTCCTCTCCGGCATCAGCACCAGCGGTGTCGTGCTGTCCACGCTGATCGACGCCGCCGACCGCGACTACCGGGTCATCGTGCTGTCCGACGGTGTCGCCGACCGGGACCAGGAGGTCCACCGGGTGCTGCTGGAGAAGGTGTTCCCGATGCGGTCGTACGTCATCGACATCGCGCGGCTGCGCGAACTGCTGCGCGCCGCCTGACCGTTCACACCCCGGCCCCGGCCCGCGCTCAAGGGGGCGCTCAGGCGGCCCACTTCATGACGAAGTCCGCACCGACGTCCCGCATCTGCTCCAGGCCGTACGACCCTTCGTGCGGGACCGGCGGAGCGGCGCGGGGTCAGTGCAGCCGGGGCACGAGCAGGTAGATGCCGTAGCCCACCACCACGGCGCAGGCCAGGAAGCACAGTCCCGCCTGGGCGCGGGCCAGGGCGGTGGCGGGGCCGGTGCGGCGGTCGGCGGCGCGGGAGAGGCCGAGGACGCCGAGGGTGAAGACGACGACCACGGCGACGGTGGCGCCGAGGCTGACCGCGGCGACCCGGGCGAGGGCGGACCAGTCGATGTGCATGGCGGACTCCCGGGTTTCAGACGGCCGAGCCGATGTCGGTGGGGGTCTGGGAGCGGAGGGTGACCTCGTGGTGGTCGTTGACGTTGTCGGCGTGCACCGGGTTGCGGCGGGAGAGGACGACGACGCCGAGGGCGAGCGCCATCGCCACCAGGGCGACGACGACGGTGCCGATGGTGCCGCCGTGCTTGACCACGCTCGCCGCGAGGCCGCCGACCAGCGCGGCGAACGGCAGGGTGATCAGCCAGGCCAGCGCCATCCGCCCGGCCACGCCCCAGCGGACCTCCGCGAGCCGGCGGCCGAGGCCCGCGCCGAGGATGCTGCCGGAGGCGACCTGGGTGGTGGACAGGGCGAAGCCGAGGTGGGCGGAGGTGAGGATCACCGCGGTGGAGGCCGTCTCGGCGGCGAAGCCCTGCGGTGACTGGATCTCCGTCAGGCCCTTGCCCATGGTGCGGATGATCCGCCAGCCGCCCAGATAGGTGCCGAGGCCGATCGCGAGGCCCGCGGAGCCGATCACCCAGACCGGCGGCCCCGCGTCATGGCCGAGCGCGCCCGCGGAGATCAGGGTCAGCGTGATCACGCCCATGGTCTTCTGCGCGTCGTTGGTGCCGTGCGCGAGGGAGACCAGGGAGGCGGAGGCGATCTGGCCGAGCCGGAAACCCTTGGTCACCCGGTCCTGGCGGGCGCGGGCGGAGAGCAGATAGGCGAGGTAGGTGGCGGCGCAGGCGGCCGCGCCGGCCACCAGCGGGGAGGCGACGGCGGGCAGCAGCACCTTGTCGAGCACCTGGTCGAAGTGCACGCCCTTGGACCCCGCGCCGACCCAGACCGCGCCGATCAGCCCCCCGAACAGGGCGTGCGAGGAACTGGAGGGCAGTCCGGCCAGCCAGGTCGCCAGGTTCCACAGGATCGCCCCGACCAGCCCGGCGAAGATCATCGCGGGGGTGACCAGGGCGTCGTCCACGATGCCCCCGGAGATCGTCCGGGCCACCTCGGTGGACAGGAACGCGCCCGCGATATTGAGGACACCGCTGATCAGGACCGCGATTCTGGGCCGGAGCGCGCCGGTGGCGATCGAGGTGGCCATCGCGTTCGCGGTGTCATGGAACCCGTTCGTGAAGTCGAAGGCCAGCGCCGTCACGATGACGACCGCCACGAGCAACGTGATGTGGTCCATGTCTCCAGCCAACCAAGACCCGGCCGATTCCGCGCGAACTGGGAGCGAAGGCCCGGGAATGCTCAGGAGGAGACGGGGTGCAAAGGCCGCGGCGGGCCGGTGGTCCGGGCCCGGTGCCGGTGGGCTGTGCCAAGCTGGTGGGCGTGAGTCTGGAGGATCTGCGGCGGCTGCGGCGGGTACGGGACCGGATGGACCGTGAGTACGCCGAGCCGCTCGACATGAGCGAGCTGGCGCGCGGCGCCCTGATGTCCCCGGGCCATTTCCAGCGCAGCTTCCGCAAGGCGTTCGGGGAGACGCCGTACAGCTATCTCATGACCCGCCGCATCGAGCGGGCCAAGGCGCTGCTGCGCCGGGGCGACCTCACGGTGACCGAGGTGTGCCTGGCCGTGGGGTGCACGTCGCTGGGGTCCTTCAGCTCCCGTTTCACCGAGCTGGTCGGCCGGACCCCGAGCGCCTACCGCGCCGCCTCCCACGAGCCGGCCGCGGTGATCCCCTCCTGCGTGGCCCGCACCTTCACCCGGCCCCGCCGCCACCCCTGCTGATCTTCCCCGGCGCTTTCCCCGGGGCCGCGCGCGCCCGCGTCCCGACCGGCTTAGCGTGAACGCATGGACGTACGACTCGCGCAGTGCTTCATCGCCGTGGACGACCACGACAAGGCCCTCGCCTTCTACCGCGACATCCTCGGCCTGGAGGTCCGCAACGACGTGGGCTTCGAGGGGATGCGATGGGTGACCGTCGGCTCGCCGCACCAGCCGGACGTGGAGATCGTGCTGGAGCCGCCGGGCGCCAACCCGGACGCCTCCCCCGCCGACCGGCAGGCGATGGCCGAACTGCTCGCCAAGGGCATGCTGCGCGGGGTCATCCTGGCCACCGACGACTGCGACGCGCTGTGGCAGCGGCTGCGCGAGTCCGGCGCCGACGTCCTCCAGGAGCCGACCGATCAGCCGTGGGGCGTCCGCGACTGCGCCTTCCGCGATCCGGCGGGCAATCTGCTGCGCTGCTTCCAGCGCCCGGCGGCCTGAACTCCCCTACGGAACGTGAACTCCCCTACGGCACCCGGCACTTCACCTCCAGGGCTCCACATCCACCACGGCGCTCACCGGCAACGGGCCGTACAAGTGCGGGAATTCCTCGCCGCCCGGCTCCACCGGCTCGTACTTCAGCGGCGCGTCCAGCAGCGCCGGGTCCACGACCAGGACCACCAGTTCGTCCGGGCCGTCGTACGCGCCGTACAGGAACGCGGCGACGGTCGGGAGCTGTGCGCGGGAGGAGAAGTGGATGAAGCCCACCTGGTCGAGGGTGCGGCCCCGGGTCGACACCTCGTAGGTGCCGCGCTCGCGGGCCGCCTCCCACAGGGAGCGCTCGGTGATGTGGACGATGCGGGACGGGTTCGGCATGGCTCCACGGTAGACGGCGGGCCCCGTGAACTGTGGGGTTTCACGGGACCCGGCCGACCGGAGCCCCCGGGGGCACCGTGCGGGGTCAGGAGCCGCACGGGCCCGGGGACTCCGGGTCTTCGGGGCCGCCGGACGGACCGGCGGCACGGACCGCGTCGCTCAGCTGCTGCGCCGGGTCACGAACTCGGCGAGGGCGAGCAGGCCGCCCGCCGCCTCCGGGTCCGGGATCGCCCGGGCCAGCTCCTGCATCGCGCGGGCCATCCGGTCGGCCGCCTCCGCCTGCGCCCAGTCCCGGCCGCCGGCCCGCTCCACGGCCAGCGCGGTGCGCGCTATGCCCTCGCTGTCCCCGGAGATGTACGGCTTTCCGTACAGCGCGGCGAGTTCGGCCGCCGCCGGGGTGCCGGAGACGAGCGCCGCCACCACCGGCAGGGACTTCTTGCGCGCCGCGAGATCGGCGCCGGCCGGCTTGCCGGTCCGCAGCGGCTCGCCCCATATCCCGATGACATCGTCGATCAGCTGGAAGGCGAGCCCCGCCTGCCGGCCGAAGCCGTCCAGCGCGGCCACCTCCTCGGGCCCCGCGCCCGCGTACAGCGCGCCGAGGGCGCAGGCGCAGCCCAGCAGGGCTCCCGTCTTCGCCTCGGCCATGGCGAGCACCTCGTCCAGCGTGACCTCGCCCGGAGCGCGGTGCTCCAGGTCGGTGTCCGTGTGCTGGCCGGCGCACAGCTCCATCACGCAGTCCGCGAGCCGGGCGGCGGCCAGAGCGGCGGCCGGGTGCGGGTCCTCGGCCAGCAGGCGCAGCGCGAGCGCCTGGAGCGCGTCCCCGGCGAGGATGGCGTCGGCGTCCCCGAACACGGTCCAGGCCGTGGGCCGGTGCCTGCGGGTGGGGTCCCGGTCCATCACATCGTCGTGCAGCAGTGTGAAGTTGTGGACCAGCTCCACCGCCGCCGCGGCCGGGACGGCGGCCGCCCGGGCCGCCGGGCCGCCGAGCGCGGTGGCCGCGGCGAGCACCAGGGCCGGGCGGATCGCCTTGCCCGCGTGGCCCGCGGCCGGGCTGCCGTCCACGTGCTCCCAGCCGAAGTGGTAGCGCGCGATCCGGCGCATGGAAGCGGGCAGCGACTCGACGGCGGCACGCATCGCCGGGTCGACCAGGGCCCGGCTCCGCTCCAGCAGCGCCGGCGCCTCCTGGCCGTCGTGCGGGGCGGGGCCGGTGTCACCGGTCCCCCGCCGTCCCTCCGGTGTGCCGGGGTACGGCACACCGGAGGGACGTTGTTCGGTCTCCGTCATGGACTCGGCCATGTCTCCCCCTCGCCAGGTCCGCGGGCCTCGGCGGATCCTGCCCGGCCGGACGCGTACCCCGAGGATGTACCCGTCCGGGCGGTCGGGGACACGGCCGCGACGTGCGGAAACGTCACCTCCACCGGCCGATCTCGACGTTCTCCAGCACACCGAGCGCGTCGGGCACCAGGACGGCGGCCGAGTAGTAGGCCGTGACCAGGTACTTGATGATCGCCTGCTCGTTGATCCCCATGAAGCGGACCGACAGGCTCGGCTCGATCTCGTCCGGGAGGCCGGACTGCCGCAGACCGATGACGCCCTGTTCGTCCTCGCCGGTGCGCATCGCGATGATCGAGGTGGTGCGCGCCTCGCTGATCGGGATCTTGCCGCAGGGGAAGATGGGCACCCCGCGCCAGGTGGGGATGCGGTTGCCGCCCATGTCGATGGTCTCCGGCACCAGACCCCGCTTGTTCAGCTCGCGGCCGAACGCGGCGATCGCGCGCGGGTGGGCGAGGAACAGCTTGGTCCCGCGGCGGCGGCTGAGCAGTTCGTCCATGTCGTCCGGGCTCGGGACGCCGTCGTGCGGCTGGATCCGCTGGTCGTACTCGCAGTTGCTGAGCAGACCGAACTCCGGGTTGTTGATCAGCTCGTGCTCCTGGCGCTCCTTCAGCGCCTCGACCGTGAGCCGCAGCTGCTGCTCGGTCTGGTTCATCGGCTGGTTGTAGAGGTCGGCCACCCGGGAGTGGACGCGCAGCACGGTCTGGGCGATGCTCAGTTCGTACTCGCGGGGCCGGGCCTCGTAGTCGACGAAGGTGTGCGGGATGTCGGCCTCGCCGGAGTGGCCCGCGGCCAGGTCGACGGCCTTCTCGCCGTACCTGTTGGTGCGCTGCTCCGGGATCGAGCGCAGCTGGGCCAGGTGGTTGCGCAGGGACTCGGAGCGCTCGGCGATCTGCTCGAAGTCCTGGCGGCTGAGGATCAGCACGGTGCTGGCGGTGTCCGCGCGGACCGTGTACTCCCAGATGGCGTCCGGGTCGACCAGCGCCTGGTCGCCGAAGTAGGAGCCGTCGGCGAGGACGCCGAGGACCGAGTCGTCGCCGTAGGGGCCGGTGCCGATCTTCTCGACGCGGCCGTGGGCGAGCAGATGCACCCCGTCGTTGCGGTTGCCGAAGTCGGCGATGATCTCGCCGGGGGCGAAGTCGCGCTGGCGGCAGCGCCGGGCCAGCTCGGCCAGCACCTCTTCGTCCTCGTACGACCGCAGGGCCGGGAGTTCGCCGAGTTCGGCCGGGATGACCTCGACCTGGCCCCCGGTCTTGACGAAGGTGATGCGGCCGTCGCCGACGGCGTACGTCAGCCGGCGGTTCACCCGGTACGTGCCACCCTGGACGTCCACCCAGGGGAGCGTGCGCAGCAGCCAGCGGGAGCTGATCTCCTGCATCTGCGGAACGGACTTGGTGGTGGTGGCCAGGTTCCGCGCTGCCGCGGTCCCGAGGGACTGCTGCGGCTTGCCCTGATCCGTGCGGAGCTCTTCGCCTACCGACATGTGGAAATGCCCTCCCATGTAATGCACCGGTCGCAACGGGCCGGTCTCGCATCGAGCGTCCCATCACGCACGGTGGCCACGCCATTACCCGAAAGAGGGGGAATGGATCATCGGACTAGTGGGCAGAAAGGAGGACCGCGAAAAAGGGGCCGTGACCGGGTGCGGATTCGCGAGGTCGGCGACAATGGCTCCGTGACCAGCAGCGATCCTCTCGCCCCCCGCCTTCCCTCGCCCCTTCGGGAGCTCCGGGACGAGCGGTTCGACCGGCACGGGGTCCGGCTGGTGCTCAAGCGGGACGATCTGATCCATCCGGAGCTGATCGGCAACAAGTGGCGCAAGCTCGTGCCGAACATCGCCGCGGCGGACGGGCGGCCACTGGTCACCTTCGGCGGGGCCTACTCCAACCATCTGCGGGCCACCGCGGCCGCCGGACGGCTGCTGGGCATCGCCACCACCGGCGTGGTGCGCGGTCAGGAACTGGCCGAGGGGCCGCTCAACCCGTCCCTCGCCCGGTGCGTGGCCGACGGGATGCGGCTGCGCTTCGTCGACAGGTCGGCCTACCGGCGCAAGGCCGAGCCGGAGACGCTGGCGGCGATCCTGCGCGCGGCCGGCGCCGAGGGGGCGTACGTCGTGCCGGAGGGCGGCAGCAACGCGGCGGCGGTGCGCGGCTGTACGGCGCTCGGGGCGGAACTGCGCGGGCACGCCGATGTCGTCGCGGTCGCCTGCGGCACCGGCGGCACGCTCGCGGGGCTCGCGGCCGGGCTGGCGCGGAGGCAGCGCGCGCTCGGCGTGCCGGTCCTCAAGGGCGGCTTCCTGTCGGCCGACGTCGAGGCGCTACAGGAACGTGCCTTCGGGGGCCGTACCGGCGACTGGTCGCTGGACGACCGCTTCCACTTCGGGGGCTACGCGCGGACCACCCCCGGACTCGACGCGTTCGCCGAGGACTTCGAGCAGCGGCACGGGCTGCCCGTGGAGCGCCTCTATGTCGCCAAGCTGCTCCACGGACTTGTCGCCCTCGCCGAGGAGGGCACCTTCCCGCGCGGCACGACACTCGCGGCCGTCGTCACCGGCCGGCCGTTCCCGGAGCCCTAGCGGCCGGCGGGCTACGCCGCCTCCCGGTACGCCGCCGCCTCCTCCAGGTCCAGGTGCCGCAGCAGGGCGCGCAGCATCTCGTCGTCGATGTAGCGGTGGTCGCGCAGCCGTACGAAGACCTCGCGCTCGGCGCTGATCATGGCACGGGACAGCCGGCGGTAGGTGTCGTCCACGGACTCGCCGGTGACGGGGTTCGCCTGGCCGAGGCGTTCCCAGACGGCGTTGCGGCGGCGCTCCAGGACGTCGTGGAGGCGGTCGGCGAGCGGCGGCGGCAGCGCGTTGCGCTCGTCGGCGAGGAGTTCCTCCAGGCGGCGTTCCGCGGCCAGGGACGCCTGCGCCTGGGCGTTGGCCTCGGCCAGCGTCTCGGCCTGGCGGTCGCGGCCGGGGAACTTCATCAGGCGGATCAGCGGGGCGAGGGTGAGGCCCTGGACGACCAGGGTGCCGATGACCGTGGTGAAGGTCAGGAAGAGGATCAGGTTGCGCTGCGGGAAGGGCGCGCCGCCCCGCACCGTCTCCGGGATGGAGAAGGCGATGGCCAGGGAGACCACGCCCCGCATCGCCGCCCAGGAGACCACGACCGGCGCCCGCCAGGTGGGGTCCTCCTCGCGCTCCCGGATGCGCCGGGACAGCACGCGCGGCAGGAAGGTCGCCGGGAACGTCCAGACGAACCGGGCGGCCACGACGACCAGGAAGACGGCGATCGCGTACCAGGCCGCGTCGGCCCCGTGGTAGGCCGCGAGGCCCTTGAGGATGGGCGGCAGCTGGAGGCCGATCAGCGCGAACACGGCCGACTCCAGCACGAAGGCGACCATCTTCCACACGGCCTCCTCCTGGAGCCTCGTCGCGAAGTCGACCTCCCAGGCGCGGTGGCCGAGATAGACGGCGACCACGACGACGGCGAGCACCCCGGAGGCGTGCAGCTGCTCGGCGACCCCGTAGGCGACGAACGGGATCAGCAGCGAGAGGGTGTTCTGGAGCAGCGCCTCGGTCAGACGGGTGCGCAGCCAGTGGATCGGCACCATGAGCACCAGGCCGACGAGCACGCCGCCGACCGCCGCGCGCAGGAACTCCTCGATGCCGCCGCCCCAGGTGGAGCCCGCGCCGACGGCGGCGGCGACGGCCACCTTGTAGGCGGTGATCGCGGTCGCGTCGTTCAGCAGGGACTCGCCCTGGAGGATCGTGGTGATCCGGGACGGCAGCCCGACCCGGCGGGCGATCGCGGCGGCCGCGACCGCGTCCGTGGGCGCCACCACCGCGCCGAGCACCAGCGCGGCGGGCAGCGGCAGCCCCGGTACGACGAGATAGGCGGCCCAGCCGACGGCGAAGGTCGCGAAGAGCACGTACCCGACGGACAGCAGCCCCACCGGGCGCATCTGGGCCCGCAGGTCCAGGTAGGAGCTCTCGGTGCCCTCCTTGTAGAGCAGTGGGGGCAGCACCAGGGGCAGGACGACGTCGGGTTCGAGGGTGTAGTCGGGGACGCCGGGCACGTACGACACCACCAGGCCCGCCGCGACCAGCAGCAGCGGTGCGGGCACCGGGGTGCGCCGGGCGATCCCGGCGACCGCGGCACTGCCCGCGACCAGCAACAGCAGGGGCATCACGTCCATGCTTCTCGCCCACCCTCGTTTTCCGCGCGGCCACCCGCACACCCGTCGTAATCTGGCAATCATGAAACAGTGCACGCACGCCGACGCGCTGCCACAGCCGGAACCCGAGCCGCGCTCCGCGACCTGTCCGGAGTGTCTGGCGAGCGGGACGCACCCGGTGCAGCTGCGGCTCTGCCTGTCCTGTGGCCATGTCGGCTGCTGCGACTCCTCACCGGGCCGGCACGCCACCGGGCATCACGAGCGGACCGGGCATCCGGTGATGCGGACGTTCGAACCGGGCGAGGACTGGCGGTGGTGCTTCGTGGACCACGTACTCGTCTGAGCGGTACCCGGGGGTCCGACGTACTCGTCCGAGCGGTACCCGGGGGTCCGATCGTTGATCATCTTCCCGTTCGGGCACTGTGTCGTGTGACACTGCATGCGGCGGCGCACGCAGGACGGTTCGGGCGTCTGACGTCTGGGTACGTCAACCCGGCGCGCGCTCTTCCGATTTGGGGCCGCACACCCCCTAGACACGGAGCGTATCCACAGCTTTACTGTGAGTGACGCCAGGGGGTCGGGGCCCCGGGGACGGAAACATTCGGCGCGCGATAGCGTCACCGCTTGAACCACCTACGCGTTAGCCCCGGGGGGCGACCCTCGGCCCCTGTAAAGCTTGTACCACCATGGAGGTGAGGGTGTCCCAGATCGCAGGCGAACCCGCGGCGAACCAGGATTTCGTGGAGGTCCGGCTGCCGGCCGCGGGTGCCTACCTGTCGGTGCTGCGGACGGCCACGGCCGGTCTGGCGGCCCGCTTGGACTTCACCCTGGACGAGATCGAGGATCTGCGCATCGCCGTGGACGAGGCCTGCGCGATCCTGCTCCAGCAGGCCGTGCCGGGCTCGGTGCTCAGCTGTGTCTTCCGGCTCGTCGACGACTCGCTGGAAGTCACCGTGTCGGCCCCGACCACGGACGGCCATGCCCCCTCGCGGGACACCTTCGCCTGGACCGTGCTGTCGGCCCTCGCGGGGAAGGTCTCGTCCGCCGTCGACGAGGACAAGACGGTGTCCATCAGCCTCTACAAACAGCGCGGCGCGGGTCCCGGGCCGGCGTGAGGGAGAACGGGGACGGTCCGGTGCGGGACGAAGAGCGCGGCACGCGTGAGCTGCCGGCCGGGGACGGGGGTGCCCCCTGGTCGAGTGCGGCGGAGACCTCCGGGGAGAACCCCCGCGACGGTTCCCGGCGCATGGCGGACGGCATCGACGGCATCCCCGAGCAGGCCAGGCCACACCCGGAGGACCACTCCGCAGGGCCCGGCGATGCGGGCGCGAGCCCCGACACCCCGCCCGAGGCGCGCGGCGGGGCCGCTCCCGCCGGCCGCGCGGGGGCGAGGGCTCGGGGAAGGGCTACGGGCGGGACGATGAGCGAGCACGAGCGATACGCGGACGACGACGCGCTGAGCGCGGAAGCCGCACCGCACGACCCGCACGACCGCAGCGGGGCCCGTGCGATGTTCGTCGAACTGCGCGGGCTCGACACGGGCAGCGCGCAGTACGCGGAGCTGCGCAATCAGCTGGTCCGTATGCATCTGCCGCTCGTGGAGCACCTGGCGCGCCGCTTCCGCAACCGCGGCGAACCGCTGGACGACCTCACCCAGGTCGCCACGATCGGCCTGATCAAGTCCGTGGACCGGTTCGACCCGGAGCGCGGCGTGGAGTTCTCCACCTACGCCACGCCGACCGTGGTCGGCGAGATCAAGCGGCACTTCCGGGACAAGGGCTGGGCGGTGCGGGTGCCGCGCCGCCTCCAGGAGCTGCGGCTGGCGCTGACCACGGCGACGGCGGAGCTGTCCCAGCTGCACGGCCGCTCGCCGACGGTGCACGAACTGGCGGAGAAGCTCGCGATCTCCGAGGAGGAGGTCCTGGAGGGCCTGGAGTCGGCGAACGCGTACTCCACGCTGTCCCTGGACGTCCCCGACACCGACGACGAGTCCCCCGCGGTCGCCGACACGCTCGGCGCGGAGGACGAGGCGCTGGAGGGGGTGGAGTACCGGGAGTCGCTCAAGCCGCTGCTGGAGGATCTGCCGCCCCGGGAGAAGCGGATCCTGCTGCTGCGGTTCTTCGGGAACATGACGCAGTCGCAGATCGCGCAGGAGGTCGGGATCTCCCAGATGCACGTCTCCCGGCTGCTGGCGCGCACGCTGGCGCAGCTGCGGGAGAAGCTGCTGGTGGAGGAGTAGAGCGCCTGCCCTACCCGGCGCGGCCCGGGCCCTTGATGTTCAGGGCCTGGGTCGTCTCGCGGTTGACGAGCAGCACGAGCGCCGCGACGGCCACCACGGCGAGGACGATGCCGACCGGGACGGCGATGCCGCCGGACTTCAGCATGGTGAGCCCCACCGGGAGGGCCATCAGCTGGGTGATCACCGCGGGGCCCCGGCTCCAGCCGCGGCGCAGCAGGAGGCCGCGGGCGGCGAGCAGCGGGAGCAGGGCGAGTACGGCGAGGGTGATACCCAGCGTCACGGCCTGCTGCCGGTCGTCGGGGGCGCCGGTGATGCCGAGCACGAGGACCCAGAGGCCGCCGGCGAACAACGCGACGCCTTCCAGGCCGGCCAGCGCGGCGGCGTACGTCAGCCGGCGGGGGCGGGGGCCGGTGCCGTCGGCTTCGGCCGTGTCCGGTACGGAGGTCTGCTCACTGCTCACCTCAGCAGGGTAGCCGTCGGCGGGGGCGGGCCGGGGGTGGGCTCGGTCACCGGCACCCGCCCATGTGTGCGGGCTCACCCCCTCCCCTCCTTACCCGATCCCTACCTCGGCCTGGGCCCGGTACCGCCGGGTAGGTACGCTGACGTGCATGCGTGCTCTCCTCGTGGTCAATCCGGCGGCAACCACCACAAGCGCACGCAGGCGTGATGTGCTGACCCACGCGCTCGCCAGCGAGATGAAGCTGGAGGCGGTCACCACCGAGTACCGCGGGCACGCCCGGGACCTGGGCCGGCAGGCCGCGGAGAGCGACGACATCGACATGGTCGTGG is a genomic window of Streptomyces sp. WP-1 containing:
- a CDS encoding Na+/H+ antiporter; amino-acid sequence: MDVMPLLLLVAGSAAVAGIARRTPVPAPLLLVAAGLVVSYVPGVPDYTLEPDVVLPLVLPPLLYKEGTESSYLDLRAQMRPVGLLSVGYVLFATFAVGWAAYLVVPGLPLPAALVLGAVVAPTDAVAAAAIARRVGLPSRITTILQGESLLNDATAITAYKVAVAAAVGAGSTWGGGIEEFLRAAVGGVLVGLVLMVPIHWLRTRLTEALLQNTLSLLIPFVAYGVAEQLHASGVLAVVVVAVYLGHRAWEVDFATRLQEEAVWKMVAFVLESAVFALIGLQLPPILKGLAAYHGADAAWYAIAVFLVVVAARFVWTFPATFLPRVLSRRIREREEDPTWRAPVVVSWAAMRGVVSLAIAFSIPETVRGGAPFPQRNLILFLTFTTVIGTLVVQGLTLAPLIRLMKFPGRDRQAETLAEANAQAQASLAAERRLEELLADERNALPPPLADRLHDVLERRRNAVWERLGQANPVTGESVDDTYRRLSRAMISAEREVFVRLRDHRYIDDEMLRALLRHLDLEEAAAYREAA
- a CDS encoding UBP-type zinc finger domain-containing protein, with translation MKQCTHADALPQPEPEPRSATCPECLASGTHPVQLRLCLSCGHVGCCDSSPGRHATGHHERTGHPVMRTFEPGEDWRWCFVDHVLV
- a CDS encoding anti-sigma regulatory factor; this translates as MSQIAGEPAANQDFVEVRLPAAGAYLSVLRTATAGLAARLDFTLDEIEDLRIAVDEACAILLQQAVPGSVLSCVFRLVDDSLEVTVSAPTTDGHAPSRDTFAWTVLSALAGKVSSAVDEDKTVSISLYKQRGAGPGPA
- a CDS encoding RNA polymerase sigma factor SigF — translated: MRDEERGTRELPAGDGGAPWSSAAETSGENPRDGSRRMADGIDGIPEQARPHPEDHSAGPGDAGASPDTPPEARGGAAPAGRAGARARGRATGGTMSEHERYADDDALSAEAAPHDPHDRSGARAMFVELRGLDTGSAQYAELRNQLVRMHLPLVEHLARRFRNRGEPLDDLTQVATIGLIKSVDRFDPERGVEFSTYATPTVVGEIKRHFRDKGWAVRVPRRLQELRLALTTATAELSQLHGRSPTVHELAEKLAISEEEVLEGLESANAYSTLSLDVPDTDDESPAVADTLGAEDEALEGVEYRESLKPLLEDLPPREKRILLLRFFGNMTQSQIAQEVGISQMHVSRLLARTLAQLREKLLVEE